One Vanessa atalanta chromosome 15, ilVanAtal1.2, whole genome shotgun sequence genomic window, ACCAAGTAGTTTGCAAAATATTCCCCTGCCTCCCCTGGGCCCTGTCCCCTTGACATtgacataaaacattttgacattgacgtttaagaataattttatcaactatgtaaaatgaaatcaacttttttcatttaaagtttTAGACGTATTTATGTAGGTGCCATTAAGTCGAGATTGctacttatttttgtttattggtaATTATTCAATTcgtaagaatatatttactataatccACGATTtataaaatgcttttataaatCGTGCATATTATTTACTTGCAAAGGCGAAATTCTgtcattttattgattattcatataattgttACATAAAAGACTGATGTATGCAGTATAGTCTTCAATTATGTGGAAAGTTTAATTCATTTGCTATCAATCAGAAGGAACAAGAAGAGAGATAACATGTCTAAAGTACTCATAATAAGACATCTTCCAGAGGCATTGTCTTTTGAAGACAAGGAAAAGTTACTTAAACATTTTGGTGCTCTAAAAGTTTGGGAAAAAGTAAAGaaacgtaattatatattcgCGTCTTTCGCTACTGTCGAAAAAGCAAAATTATCCTTGCAACGATTGCACATGCTAGAAATTGCGCACCGACGCCTTGTGGTAGAATATTCTTTTGAAAAGGAACCAGTTACTGAAACTAAGAGTAAAGATGACACTAATTCAAACATTACAAATCAGATTAAAGAGTTTTTGCGAATTATCAATGCTTGGAATCCATCACTCGACTTTTACCAGCCACCACCAGTACATTTGAGATATTCATACCCTAAAGTAAGCCCACAaatcatcattaatataatatatgaactttTTATTCACAAACCCTTTTATACTCAAACCCTACATCTCATGAACAAGATGTCACTTAGCACTCCTTTCAAAGAAAATGATACAGCAGTTAagtttttcaaagaaaatttcaGAGATTATTTCATAGACGAAATGTCAATATTACCACCTGAGGAACCAAGTGAGCCCGAGTCTGAAATTTCAAGTGGTGATGACATCCCAAAACAATTAGTACCTTCAGTCGCAAAAAGGAAACATACCTTACCAAAAACAAGGAAACGACCTGCGGCAGTCCTCTCAACAGCTTTATtaccaaaacaaaaaacagtCAAGCTCAATCAAGAAGAAGTTTTTGATGTTGTCAATCCAGTAAcagaaactaaaaaaatatctttagtaGTATCGCAAGATGCTCTGCTGAAGCAAGCTGATGAACCAGAGGTTGTTGGTGAACTAGGTAAATttcaaaaagaaaatcaacCTGCTGATGTTCAGCAAATTGCAGAAGTGCCAGAGCAACCGACTATTACTAGACAAGAACTTTTGGCAAATAGAATATCTTACAGTGATATGAAAATTCTGCCCGTATTTAAGAACTATCACCCCGGAGAACCATCAATGaggttatatataaagaatttagCTAAAACTGTCTCAGAGCAAGATGTTAAAAGGATATATAAGCGTTATGTAGAACATATACCTGAAGAAGAACAGTTAGGTTTTGATGTGAGAGTCATGCAGGAAGGCAGAATGAAAGGTCAAGCTTTTGTAACATTTCCATCAGTGAAAATAGCAGAAGAAGCACTAAATGAAACTAATGGGTATTTATTGAGAGAAAAACCTATGGTTGTACAATTTGCTAGAGCTGCAACTAAGAAAACAATAgaataaaatgttgtaatgGTTAAGTGAAGTACTGTATGCATAAAACATCATTATTaagccaaaaataaaattgttgtgtttattttattatgtgtgtaaatgtaataaaaatcaaattaaaaaaacaatactatatttCAATTAGTTCAATAGCATATGACAATGATTCATCATTATTTTCCATTTGTTTACCTGATGAGATTTTATGTAACAAGGGCAAAGCGCTGTTCACTTGGATCAATTTATCAATAAGACTTGTTACAACTTTCTGTGTATTATTTAAGACAATTGTTGTTTTGTCATCTTTTGTCAGTAAATACTGTTGATAAAATGCATCCATTAGTAAAATGCACCAGTCAAAGAGTTTGCTTTCATAGCTTGCATTGAAATTTTTGTCAGAATCAACtagtaaatatgatatataagaCATAAGAAATAATGCATTATCCAAAGATAAATCATTTCTTAAATAAGGTATTAACATTGCATCACTAAAtgttacttgaaataaatagtcaagaattttaaatttatctttgagGACTTTTTTAACTTCATCGGATTCATCGTCACAATcacaaaatttaacaaagtcTTCATGATTTGTGATATCTACATTTACTGGATTAACCAATTTTAtagcataatttaataataacactaaAATTGATTCAGGTATATCTTTAAAACCCTGCAAAGTTTTAAAAACTTTCTGGTAGTTCCCCTTTTCTAATAATGGTGGAATAACTTGTGTGCACATGCCTCTTTCAGTTAGACCTACTTTGAGTAAATCTCTGATTTCTTCAGTTTCATTAAATATGGGTTCCACAGGAGTGTCCCAGTCTGCTATTTCTGCACATGTGTCATCAACAATGTCGTGGGATCCCAAAAGACTTGAAAGGTTTCTATTTGTTTCTAGTACATATGGTAGCATTCCAATATGGTTTGAAGCTTCGAGGATGATGAGGCCattgaaacaatataattttgcattttCTGAGTACATTTTCATTGGGTACCTACATGATCCCACTCCAAGAATGATATTATAGGCAACAATAATAGCTCCATCTTGGTCCGAGTTACTTCCAAACAGAATCAGGTGGTCTTGACCCATCCATGAAATGGATACGCTTGAGGAAGTAGATATCCATGGCACTATGCCTATAGTTTTCCaagattttttcattaaatcatATACTGTCAATTTAGCATCACTCCCTGAAGAAAAAGCAAAACAATGAATATCACTCTTAGccatattaattcaaaataacaaGAAGTACGCAAAAAAGATACTTACATAGGAAATAAACACAGGGTTTGTCTCCTGTGCTAATTAGTTCTCCAACTACATAAACATCCTCTGGTCTAGAAACcttagttttgtttaatttagatttatccATATCACCCAGTTCTTCCCTGATAGTGCATGTTATGATATCATAGGTGTTTTTATTGTTCTTTGTAACATAGCAAATGTAATCATTTGTCGCTATGCTGTAGCAGGCTATGTCTACAATTGTTTCAGATTCTTTAATAAGCTGTTTGTTTTCATAAGACTTCCTGTTATCAAGTGCATATGGGAGTGATGCACAATTTCCAttctcaaatattattaatgaggaTTGGTTACCTCTAGAGATCACCTTAAAAATATTCACTGAAAACTGAAAGAAGATGATTTGGATTATGTGAGAAActtatgatttaatatatattatgatgtgatgatgttatatattatattattatagattataggTCAAACAGATGAGCAACAAGCCTTACCACCAGGTTGCGATTGTAATATGtggtattttcaaatattaccttatacttttttattttatctaagttGTCAGAATCCTCTTTCCAAGTTTTAATCGTATTTCTGTTAAAAACTCCAACATAAGCTTCTTGttctttatcaaatattacTGCAGATGTTAAATGGTCTTTTGAAGTCCAACCGCTAATTTGTTTTTGATCTGAAAGCTaaccaaattataataaaaaatagcacttcatataaaatttataatcaaatgtgCTTCGAAAAGGAGAATTATTTACTCTGAACTTATTCACAACATTGCGGCCTAGGGTTACTATGACATTTTCATCGTCCCGATCTTGAGATACGCCTAAGAAACTGTTTTGGTCAATAAGAGGACATAAAACGTAATAATTGTGTAGCTTtgccattatttaaaaattatatgcaatTATCATCGCGTGAAAAACTATTCCATgcgtttttcgtttttttaacaCTCAGAAGTTATCAACGACCAGCGTGTATTTGACATTGACAATCAATTGACAATTTGACATATTTGTGGTCATTgacataaactttttttttttatatcggtcCTGAACACGAAAGTGTATTCAATATGCCAATATATGTAAGGTTTAATATATAGTGTAGGTTTAAAATAGGGTGGCAATTGATGGACAATATGTTCAAAAgcactttattcaattaaaatattttgaactattTTCAAAGAATCTTAATAATTGTGGCTTCCAGTCTAGTCAAgcaaaagtgatttttttttagtgttgaaggaaaacatcgttatgACACCTTCATATTTCGAATATAATGTATGTGTCTATAATTGAGTATGCCTCAATAATTTGTAATTCcatgtaggtatatttaaaatataaattaattattttttgttaccttTTACTGAAGGCATCTTTCTACTCTCAAGATaatccaaatttttttttaattttttaagaaagATGAAGTTTTTCTATTTCCATTATAAAATAAGCAAATTGA contains:
- the LOC125069607 gene encoding RNA-binding region-containing protein 3-like, coding for MSKVLIIRHLPEALSFEDKEKLLKHFGALKVWEKVKKRNYIFASFATVEKAKLSLQRLHMLEIAHRRLVVEYSFEKEPVTETKSKDDTNSNITNQIKEFLRIINAWNPSLDFYQPPPVHLRYSYPKVSPQIIINIIYELFIHKPFYTQTLHLMNKMSLSTPFKENDTAVKFFKENFRDYFIDEMSILPPEEPSEPESEISSGDDIPKQLVPSVAKRKHTLPKTRKRPAAVLSTALLPKQKTVKLNQEEVFDVVNPVTETKKISLVVSQDALLKQADEPEVVGELGKFQKENQPADVQQIAEVPEQPTITRQELLANRISYSDMKILPVFKNYHPGEPSMRLYIKNLAKTVSEQDVKRIYKRYVEHIPEEEQLGFDVRVMQEGRMKGQAFVTFPSVKIAEEALNETNGYLLREKPMVVQFARAATKKTIE
- the LOC125069606 gene encoding nucleolar protein 11; this translates as MAKLHNYYVLCPLIDQNSFLGVSQDRDDENVIVTLGRNVVNKFRLSDQKQISGWTSKDHLTSAVIFDKEQEAYVGVFNRNTIKTWKEDSDNLDKIKKYKFSVNIFKVISRGNQSSLIIFENGNCASLPYALDNRKSYENKQLIKESETIVDIACYSIATNDYICYVTKNNKNTYDIITCTIREELGDMDKSKLNKTKVSRPEDVYVVGELISTGDKPCVYFLWSDAKLTVYDLMKKSWKTIGIVPWISTSSSVSISWMGQDHLILFGSNSDQDGAIIVAYNIILGVGSCRYPMKMYSENAKLYCFNGLIILEASNHIGMLPYVLETNRNLSSLLGSHDIVDDTCAEIADWDTPVEPIFNETEEIRDLLKVGLTERGMCTQVIPPLLEKGNYQKVFKTLQGFKDIPESILVLLLNYAIKLVNPVNVDITNHEDFVKFCDCDDESDEVKKVLKDKFKILDYLFQVTFSDAMLIPYLRNDLSLDNALFLMSYISYLLVDSDKNFNASYESKLFDWCILLMDAFYQQYLLTKDDKTTIVLNNTQKVVTSLIDKLIQVNSALPLLHKISSGKQMENNDESLSYAIELIEI